In Archocentrus centrarchus isolate MPI-CPG fArcCen1 unplaced genomic scaffold, fArcCen1 scaffold_37_ctg1, whole genome shotgun sequence, the following proteins share a genomic window:
- the LOC115776781 gene encoding histone H2B 1/2-like, with protein MPEPAKSAPKKGSKKAVTKTTGKGGKKKRKTRKESYAIYVYKVLKQVHPDTGISSKAMSIMNSFVNDIFERIASEASRLAHYNKRSTITSREIQTAVRLLLPGELAKHAVSEGTKAVTKYTSSK; from the coding sequence ATGCCTGAACCCGCCAAGTCTGCGCCCAAGAAGGGCTCCAAGAAAGCGGTGACGAAGACCACTGGAAAGGGAggcaagaagaagaggaagaccagGAAGGAGAGCTACGCCATCTACGTGTACAAGGTGCTGAAGCAGGTCCACCCCGACACCGGCATCTCATCCAAGGCCATGAGCATCATGAACTCGTTCGTCAACGACATCTTCGAGCGTATCGCTTCGGAGGCCTCCCGCCTTGCTCACTACAACAAGCGCTCCACCATCACCTCCAGGGAGATCCAGACCGCCGTCCGCCTTCTGCTTCCCGGGGAGCTGGCCAAGCACGCCGTGTCCGAGGGCACCAAGGCCGTCACCAAATACACCAGCTCCAAGTAA
- the LOC115776751 gene encoding histone H4, with protein MSGRGKGGKGLGKGGAKRHRKVLRDNIQGITKPAIRRLARRGGVKRISGLIYEETRGVLKVFLENVIRDAVTYTEHAKRKTVTAMDVVYALKRQGRTLYGFGG; from the coding sequence ATGAGTGGAAGAGGTAAGGGAGGCAAAGGACTCGGAAAAGGAGGCGCTAAGCGTCACCGCAAGGTTCTCCGTGATAACATCCAGGGAATCACCAAGCCCGCCATCCGCCGCCTGGCTCGCCGCGGTGGTGTCAAGCGTATTTCCGGTCTGATCTACGAGGAGACTCGCGGGGTGCTCAAGGTGTTCCTGGAGAACGTCATCCGTGACGCCGTCACCTACACCGAGCACGCCAAGAGGAAGACCGTGACCGCCATGGATGTGGTGTACGCGCTCAAGAGGCAGGGCCGCACTCTGTACGGCTTTGGAGGTTAA
- the LOC115776747 gene encoding histone H3, whose translation MARTKQTARKSTGGKAPRKQLATKAARKSAPATGGVKKPHRYRPGTVALREIRRYQKSTELLIRKLPFQRLVREIAQDFKTDLRFQSSAVMALQEASEAYLVGLFEDTNLCAIHAKRVTIMPKDIQLARRIRGERA comes from the coding sequence ATGGCAAGAACCAAGCAGACCGCCCGTAAGTCTACTGGAGGCAAAGCCCCCAGGAAGCAGCTGGCCACCAAGGCCGCTCGCAAGAGCGCCCCGGCCACCGGAGGCGTCAAGAAGCCTCACCGTTACAGGCCCGGTACCGTGGCTCTGCGCGAGATCCGCCGCTACCAGAAATCCACCGAGCTGCTCATCCGCAAGCTGCCCTTCCAGCGCCTGGTCCGAGAAATCGCTCAGGACTTCAAGACCGACCTGCGCTTCCAGAGCTCCGCCGTCATGGCTCTGCAGGAAGCCAGCGAGGCTTACCTCGTCGGCCTCTTCGAGGACACCAACCTGTGCGCCATCCACGCCAAGAGGGTCACCATCATGCCCAAAGACATCCAGCTGGCCCGACGCATCCGCGGAGAGAGAGCTTAA
- the LOC115776749 gene encoding histone H2A-like produces the protein MSGRGKTGGKARAKAKTRSSRAGLQFPVGRVHRLLRKGNYAERVGAGAPVYLAAVLEYLTAEILELAGNAARDNKKTRIIPRHLQLAVRNDEELNKLLGGVTIAQGGVLPNIQAVLLPKKTEKPAKAK, from the coding sequence ATGAGTGGACGCGGCAAGACCGGCGGCAAAGCCAGAGCTAAGGCCAAGACCCGCTCGTCCCGTGCTGGACTGCAGTTCCCCGTGGGCCGTGTCCACAGGCTGCTGCGTAAAGGCAACTATGCTGAGCGCGTTGGTGCCGGCGCCCCCGTCTACCTGGCGGCCGTGCTCGAGTACCTGACCGCTGAGATCCTCGAGCTGGCCGGCAACGCTGCCCGCGACAACAAGAAGACTCGCATCATCCCCCGACACCTGCAGCTGGCTGTGCGCAACGACGAGGAGCTCAACAAGCTGCTCGGCGGAGTCACCATCGCTCAGGGTGGCGTGCTGCCCAACATCCAGGCCGTGCTGCTGCCCAAGAAGACCGAGAAGCCCGCCAAGGCCAAGTAA
- the LOC115776744 gene encoding histone H1-like: MSEEAPAPAPAPAAAPAKAAKKKKTTPSKPKKAGPSVGELIVKTVAASKERSGVSAAALKKALAAGGYDVDKNKARVKTAIKSLVAKGTLVQTKGTGASGSFKMSKKAAEGKEKKPAKKAAAKAKKPAAAKKPAAAKKPKKTAAAKKPAAAAKKSPKKAKKPAAAAKKAAAKSPKKAAAKSPKKAPKKAPAAARKAPAKKAAKPKVKKAAPAKKK; this comes from the coding sequence ATGTCTGAAgaagctccagctccagctccagctccggCCGCCGCTCCGGCCAAAGcggccaagaagaagaagacaacgCCCTCCAAGCCCAAGAAGGCCGGCCCCAGCGTCGGCGAGCTCATCGTTAAAACCGTGGCTGCTTCCAAGGAGCGCAGCGGCGTGTCCGCAGCCGCTCTCAAGAAGGCTCTGGCCGCCGGAGGTTACGATGTGGACAAGAACAAGGCGCGCGTCAAGACCGCCATCAAGAGCCTGGTGGCTAAGGGGACTCTGGTCCAGACCAAGGGCACCGGGGCCTCCGGGTCCTTCAAGATGAGCAAGAAGGCGGCTGAGGGTAAAGAGAAGAAGCCCGCCAAGAAAGCCGCTGCTAAAGCCAAGAAGCCCGCCGCGGCCAAGAAACCAGCAGCGGCCAAGAAGCCCAAGAAGACGGCGGCAGCCAAGAAGCCCGCCGCAGCCGCTAAGAAGTCCCCCAAGAAGGCCAAGAAGCCCGCAGCAGCCGCCAAGAAAGCGGCCGCCAAGAGCCCCAAGAAAGCGGCCGCCAAGAGCCCCAAAAAGGCGCCCAAGAAGGCCCCCGCAGCAGCCAGGAAAGCCCCCGCGAAGAAAGCAGCCAAGCCCAAAGTCAAGAAGGCCGCGCCAGCCAAGAAGAAGTGA
- the LOC115776745 gene encoding histone H2B 1/2-like encodes MPEPAKSAPKKGSKKAVTKTTGKGGKKKRKTRKESYAIYVYKVLKQVHPDTGISSKAMSIMNSFVNDIFERIASEASRLAHYNKRSTITSREIQTAVRLLLPGELAKHAVSEGTKAVTKYTSSNNWNHVTRQSRDFGKRGLVWLLSRGVLKRLQLERCSITSEYMEV; translated from the exons ATGCCTGAACCCGCCAAGTCTGCGCCCAAGAAGGGCTCCAAGAAAGCGGTGACGAAGACCACTGGAAAGGGAggcaagaagaagaggaagaccagGAAGGAGAGCTACGCCATCTACGTGTACAAGGTGCTGAAGCAGGTCCACCCCGACACCGGCATCTCATCCAAGGCCATGAGCATTATGAACTCGTTCGTCAACGACATCTTCGAGCGTATCGCTTCGGAGGCCTCCCGCCTTGCTCACTACAACAAGCGCTCCACCATCACCTCCAGGGAGATCCAGACCGCCGTCCGCCTTCTGCTTCCCGGGGAGCTGGCCAAGCACGCCGTGTCCGAGGGCACCAAGGCCGTCACCAAATACACCAGCTCCAA CAACTGGAATCACGTAACGAGGCAGTCACGTGATTTCGGAAAACGGGGCCTCGTTTGGCTTTTGTCACGTGGTGTTCTGAAGAGGCTTCAATTGGAAAGGTGTAGCATCACCAGTGAGTATATGGAGGTGTAA
- the LOC115776752 gene encoding histone H4: MSGRGKGGKGLGKGGAKRHRKVLRDNIQGITKPAIRRLARRGGVKRISGLIYEETRGVLKVFLENVIRDAVTYTEHAKRKTVTAMDVVYALKRQGRTLYGFGG; encoded by the coding sequence ATGAGTGGAAGAGGTAAGGGAGGCAAAGGACTCGGAAAAGGAGGCGCTAAGCGTCACCGCAAGGTTCTCCGTGATAACATCCAGGGAATCACCAAGCCCGCCATCCGCCGCCTGGCTCGCCGCGGTGGTGTCAAGCGTATTTCCGGTCTGATCTACGAGGAGACCCGCGGGGTGCTCAAGGTGTTCCTGGAGAACGTCATTCGTGACGCCGTCACCTACACCGAGCACGCCAAGAGGAAGACCGTGACCGCCATGGATGTGGTGTACGCGCTCAAGAGGCAGGGCCGCACTCTGTACGGCTTTGGAGGTTAA
- the LOC115776743 gene encoding histone H1-like yields MSEEAPAPAPAPAAAPAKAAKKKKTTPSKPKKAGPSVGELIVKTVAASKERSGVSAAALKKALAAGGYDVDKNKARVKTAIKSLVAKGTLVQTKGTGASGSFKMSKKAAEGKEKKPAKKAAAKAKKPAAAKKPAAAKKPKKTAAAKKPAAAAKKSPKKAKKPAAAAKKAAAKSPKKAAAKSPKKAPKKAPAAARKAPAKKAAKPKVKKAAPAKKKCLKDPLHY; encoded by the exons ATGTCTGAAgaagctccagctccagctccagctccggCCGCCGCTCCGGCCAAAGcggccaagaagaagaagacaacgCCCTCCAAGCCCAAGAAGGCCGGCCCCAGCGTCGGCGAGCTCATCGTTAAAACCGTGGCTGCTTCCAAGGAGCGCAGCGGCGTGTCCGCAGCCGCTCTCAAGAAGGCTCTGGCCGCCGGAGGTTACGATGTGGACAAGAACAAGGCGCGCGTCAAGACCGCCATCAAGAGCCTGGTGGCTAAGGGGACTCTGGTCCAGACCAAGGGCACCGGGGCCTCCGGGTCCTTCAAGATGAGCAAGAAGGCGGCTGAGGGTAAAGAGAAGAAGCCCGCCAAGAAAGCCGCTGCTAAAGCCAAGAAGCCCGCCGCGGCCAAGAAACCAGCAGCGGCCAAGAAGCCCAAGAAGACGGCGGCAGCCAAGAAGCCCGCCGCAGCCGCTAAGAAGTCCCCCAAGAAGGCCAAGAAGCCCGCAGCAGCCGCCAAGAAAGCGGCCGCCAAGAGCCCCAAGAAAGCGGCCGCCAAGAGCCCCAAAAAGGCGCCCAAGAAGGCCCCCGCAGCAGCCAGGAAAGCCCCCGCTAAGAAAGCAGCCAAGCCCAAAGTCAAGAAGGCCGCGCCAGCCAAGAAGAA ATGTTTGAAGGACCCATTACATTACTGA